The following proteins are co-located in the bacterium genome:
- a CDS encoding GNAT family N-acetyltransferase: MMLPTLTSARLRLRQATTNDVDTLHALWIDPAVRRFLWDDVAIPRAHAAAAIAGWSAAAAACRLGLWVVERLGDAALVGFVALLPYGGGPDAELLYGLAPAAWGQGLATEAAAVVLDWGLGPRGLARVVARADVPNTASLRVMARLGMIRVGREAGPAGPLERWERARG; the protein is encoded by the coding sequence ATGATGCTGCCCACGCTGACGAGCGCGCGCCTGCGCCTGCGGCAGGCGACGACGAATGACGTCGATACGCTGCATGCGCTGTGGATCGACCCCGCGGTGCGCCGATTCCTCTGGGACGACGTCGCGATTCCGCGCGCGCACGCCGCTGCGGCGATCGCCGGCTGGTCGGCGGCGGCCGCCGCGTGCCGGCTCGGCCTGTGGGTCGTCGAGCGGCTCGGCGACGCCGCGCTCGTGGGCTTCGTCGCGCTGCTGCCCTACGGCGGTGGGCCGGACGCCGAGCTGCTCTATGGCCTCGCGCCTGCGGCGTGGGGTCAGGGCCTTGCGACTGAGGCTGCGGCGGTGGTTCTCGACTGGGGCCTCGGACCGCGCGGCCTCGCGCGCGTGGTGGCCCGCGCCGATGTTCCGAACACGGCCTCGCTGCGCGTGATGGCGCGGCTCGGCATGATTCGCGTCGGCCGCGAGGCAGGGCCCGCGGGCCCGCTCGAACGCTGGGAGCGGGCGCGCGGCTAG
- a CDS encoding MAPEG family protein, protein MTTDLWMLVWTAMLCLTLPVVYASGRLSSPGGLAYGMGNREGEPPPEPAWVKRGVRAHANLVENLAVFAILVLVAHLAGRANATTALGATLFFWARVAHAAVYVLGLTGIRTLAFFAGTVGELLILAQLF, encoded by the coding sequence ATGACGACCGACCTGTGGATGCTGGTGTGGACCGCGATGCTCTGCCTCACCCTGCCGGTCGTCTACGCGTCCGGCCGGCTCTCGTCGCCCGGCGGCCTCGCCTACGGGATGGGCAACCGCGAGGGCGAGCCGCCGCCGGAGCCCGCCTGGGTGAAGCGCGGCGTCCGCGCCCACGCGAACCTGGTCGAGAACCTCGCGGTGTTCGCGATCCTGGTCCTCGTCGCCCACCTCGCGGGCAGGGCCAACGCGACCACGGCGCTGGGCGCCACCCTCTTCTTCTGGGCCCGGGTGGCGCACGCCGCAGTCTACGTCCTCGGCCTCACCGGCATCCGCACGCTGGCGTTCTTCGCGGGGACGGTCGGCGAGCTCCTGATTCTGGCGCAGCTCTTCTAG
- the ilvA gene encoding threonine ammonia-lyase, biosynthetic, whose protein sequence is MDAMLRRAFNAHVTDVLPEPTPLDPAPRLGGRLGRVVLLKREDLTPVFSFKIRGAYNRIVHLSEAERAAGVIASSAGNHAQGVAFAARKLGLRAHIVMPRTTPAIKVDAVRRLGASIDLVGDDYADAAAHCTAVAADTGMTVVPPYDHPDVIAGQATVGLELLSQAPRALATVLMPIGGGGLAAGIAAVVKELRPDVRVVGVQPDDADAMARSLAAGARVALDHVGIFADGVAVRTPGEHTFALCRRYLDGIVTVSVDEICAAIRDVFTDTRSVLEPAGALGVAGLKRLAADGALAAGPAVAVLSGANMSFARLGYVAERAAVGEHREALFAATIPERPGAFLAFCRRIGDRSVTEFNYRLATRDAAHVFVGVEVAGRDEAQALLARLAHDGTACIDLSENDLAKTHVRHMVGGRTPAVRDEVLLAVDFPERPGALLQFLESLGQRWNISLFHYRNAGGAFGRVLVGLEVPGPERDELRARLDRLGFAYTDESANPAGRLFLG, encoded by the coding sequence ATGGACGCCATGCTCCGCCGCGCCTTCAACGCGCACGTGACCGACGTCCTGCCGGAGCCGACGCCGCTCGATCCCGCCCCACGCCTGGGCGGGCGCCTCGGCCGCGTCGTCCTGCTGAAGCGCGAGGACCTGACGCCCGTATTCTCGTTCAAGATCCGCGGCGCTTACAACCGCATCGTGCACCTGTCCGAGGCGGAGCGGGCCGCGGGCGTGATCGCGTCGTCGGCCGGCAACCATGCGCAGGGGGTGGCGTTCGCGGCGCGCAAGCTCGGGCTGCGGGCGCACATCGTGATGCCGCGCACCACGCCGGCCATCAAGGTCGACGCCGTGCGCCGGCTCGGCGCCAGCATCGATCTGGTCGGCGACGACTACGCCGACGCCGCGGCCCACTGCACGGCGGTCGCGGCCGACACCGGCATGACCGTCGTGCCGCCGTACGACCATCCCGACGTGATCGCCGGGCAGGCGACCGTCGGCCTCGAGCTGCTCTCGCAGGCGCCGCGCGCGCTCGCCACGGTGCTGATGCCGATCGGCGGCGGAGGGCTCGCCGCCGGCATCGCGGCGGTCGTGAAGGAGCTGCGGCCCGACGTGCGCGTCGTCGGCGTGCAGCCCGACGACGCCGACGCCATGGCGCGCTCGCTGGCGGCGGGCGCGCGCGTCGCGCTGGACCACGTCGGCATCTTCGCCGACGGCGTCGCCGTGCGCACGCCGGGCGAGCACACGTTCGCGCTCTGCCGGCGCTATCTCGACGGCATCGTCACCGTCTCCGTCGACGAGATATGCGCCGCGATCCGCGACGTCTTCACCGACACGCGCTCGGTGCTGGAGCCCGCGGGCGCGCTCGGCGTCGCCGGGCTGAAGCGGCTGGCGGCCGACGGGGCCCTCGCCGCGGGACCGGCCGTGGCCGTCCTCTCCGGCGCCAACATGAGCTTCGCGCGCCTCGGCTACGTCGCCGAGCGGGCGGCGGTCGGCGAGCATCGCGAGGCGCTCTTCGCGGCCACCATCCCCGAGCGGCCGGGCGCTTTCCTCGCCTTCTGCCGCCGGATCGGCGACCGCAGCGTCACCGAGTTCAACTACCGGCTGGCCACGCGCGACGCGGCGCACGTGTTCGTCGGCGTCGAGGTGGCGGGGCGCGACGAGGCGCAGGCGCTGCTCGCGCGCCTGGCGCACGACGGCACCGCCTGCATCGACCTGTCCGAGAACGACCTCGCGAAGACCCACGTCCGGCACATGGTGGGCGGGCGGACGCCTGCGGTCCGCGACGAGGTGCTGCTCGCCGTCGACTTCCCGGAGCGCCCCGGCGCACTGCTCCAGTTTCTCGAGAGCCTCGGCCAGCGGTGGAACATCTCGCTGTTCCACTACCGCAACGCGGGCGGGGCCTTCGGCCGCGTCCTCGTGGGCCTCGAGGTCCCCGGGCCGGAGCGCGACGAGCTGCGCGCGCGCCTCGACCGGCTCGGGTTCGCCTACACCGACGAGTCCGCGAACCCCGCCGGCCGCCTCTTCCTTGGCTGA
- a CDS encoding alkaline phosphatase D family protein, translating to MRTRGIIVAFVVTVVAHGAVAAPTPAQKCQDAIASAAGKYFGTRAKTLGKCRDGRAASGTPADCASDAGVVTSLAKAQDKLTKSVTAKCPGATIADADLGLACDGAATVGDVVTCVVAAVHGPRADELIDTGYDDAGQLADAGVRACQKTIGKAIQKAANARLKLRRACAKKAVFSGSGARCPDEKTLAKLDKAREKLIAVVETKCTDAQVLDAAIEFGGECGDTRAGAPVHPFSFLTFLRVGVTNANAIPPVARLSRCLAAASAVQGDTGAAAVYPLSDAAPFSYGVAAGDATPSAFIAWTRADGPGPVTLEVSTDARFTNVVQTQPGLVPNPARDNVVKTDVSGLSAATTYFYRFTQGADTSRTGRVRTAPSPSSTAPLHFAFTGDSNAFFMPYSVLEGITRDAPDLWLYIGDTIYGDDPRSGTGIATTLPEYWTKYRENREDRALRDLMASTGTVSMTDDHEVTNDYYGSPFGAFGPQIIAGNHAFRDWQPVREDGVDPMRLYRSFKWGDVAEFFVIDARQYRNPQAYLTQPACLSGGQPATLPPAGPCTTEINSPSRTYLGAAQKAWLKAGLQSSTAKWKFVMNGPLLTSLLFVPYDRWEGYAAERTEIMEFIRNPDGNPMTNDHVRNVVFLSTDIHAAIYNTGAANPGPAGGAIPEIVAGAIGMDPIYRELPPAVLGLVGSLPSLFPTVQYYDIDRRNYVSIVADTATAAVAYKDNNGEVIRTFTLTAE from the coding sequence ATGCGTACGAGGGGGATCATCGTCGCGTTCGTCGTCACCGTCGTGGCCCACGGGGCCGTCGCGGCACCGACGCCGGCGCAGAAATGCCAGGACGCCATCGCGTCGGCCGCGGGCAAGTACTTCGGTACACGCGCGAAGACGCTCGGGAAGTGCCGGGACGGTCGGGCCGCGAGCGGCACGCCCGCCGACTGCGCCAGCGACGCGGGCGTCGTCACGTCGCTCGCCAAGGCCCAGGACAAGCTGACCAAGTCGGTCACGGCCAAATGCCCGGGCGCGACCATCGCCGACGCCGACCTCGGCCTCGCCTGCGACGGCGCGGCCACCGTCGGCGACGTCGTCACCTGCGTCGTCGCCGCCGTGCACGGGCCGCGTGCCGACGAGCTCATCGACACCGGTTACGACGACGCCGGGCAGCTCGCCGACGCCGGCGTGCGCGCCTGCCAGAAGACCATCGGGAAGGCGATCCAGAAGGCGGCCAACGCGCGCCTGAAGCTGCGCCGCGCCTGCGCCAAGAAGGCGGTGTTCTCCGGCAGCGGCGCGCGCTGCCCCGACGAGAAGACCCTCGCGAAGCTCGACAAGGCGCGCGAGAAGCTGATCGCCGTCGTCGAGACCAAGTGCACCGACGCGCAGGTGCTCGACGCCGCCATCGAGTTCGGCGGCGAGTGCGGCGACACGCGCGCCGGCGCGCCGGTGCACCCGTTCAGCTTCCTCACGTTCCTGCGCGTCGGGGTCACGAACGCGAACGCGATCCCGCCCGTCGCGCGGCTCTCGCGCTGCCTCGCCGCGGCGTCGGCGGTGCAGGGCGACACGGGCGCGGCGGCGGTCTATCCGCTCTCCGACGCCGCGCCGTTCTCGTACGGCGTGGCCGCCGGCGACGCCACGCCGAGCGCCTTCATCGCCTGGACGCGCGCCGACGGACCCGGGCCGGTGACCCTCGAGGTCTCCACCGACGCGCGCTTCACGAACGTCGTGCAGACCCAGCCGGGCCTGGTTCCCAACCCGGCACGCGACAACGTCGTCAAGACCGACGTGAGCGGGCTGTCGGCCGCCACGACCTACTTCTACCGCTTCACCCAGGGCGCCGACACGAGCCGCACCGGCCGCGTGCGCACCGCCCCGTCCCCGTCCTCCACGGCGCCGCTCCACTTCGCCTTCACCGGCGACTCGAACGCCTTCTTCATGCCGTACAGCGTCCTCGAGGGGATCACCCGCGATGCACCGGACCTATGGCTGTACATCGGCGACACGATCTACGGCGACGATCCGCGCAGCGGCACGGGCATCGCGACCACGCTGCCGGAGTACTGGACGAAGTACCGGGAGAACCGCGAAGACCGCGCGCTGCGCGACCTCATGGCCAGCACCGGCACGGTCAGCATGACCGACGACCACGAGGTGACGAACGACTACTACGGCTCGCCGTTCGGCGCCTTCGGCCCGCAGATCATCGCCGGAAACCACGCGTTCCGCGACTGGCAGCCGGTGCGCGAGGACGGCGTCGACCCGATGCGGCTCTACCGCAGCTTCAAGTGGGGCGACGTTGCGGAGTTCTTCGTCATCGACGCGCGCCAGTACCGCAACCCACAGGCCTACCTCACGCAGCCGGCCTGCCTGTCGGGCGGCCAGCCGGCCACGCTGCCGCCGGCGGGCCCGTGCACGACCGAGATCAACAGCCCGAGCCGCACCTACCTCGGCGCCGCGCAGAAGGCGTGGCTGAAGGCGGGGCTCCAGAGCTCGACCGCGAAGTGGAAGTTCGTGATGAACGGCCCGCTGCTGACGAGCCTGCTCTTCGTGCCCTACGACCGCTGGGAGGGCTATGCGGCGGAGCGCACCGAGATCATGGAGTTCATCCGCAATCCCGACGGCAACCCGATGACGAACGACCACGTGCGGAACGTCGTCTTCCTCTCCACCGACATCCACGCCGCGATCTACAACACCGGCGCCGCCAACCCGGGCCCGGCGGGCGGTGCGATCCCGGAGATCGTCGCGGGCGCCATCGGCATGGATCCGATCTACCGCGAGCTGCCGCCGGCGGTGCTGGGGCTCGTCGGCAGCCTCCCGTCGCTCTTCCCGACGGTGCAGTACTACGACATCGATCGGCGCAACTACGTGAGCATCGTCGCCGACACCGCCACGGCCGCGGTCGCCTACAAGGACAACAACGGCGAGGTCATCCGGACCTTCACGCTCACCGCCGAATAG
- a CDS encoding type IV pilus twitching motility protein PilT, producing the protein MQALLQEAADKGASDLHLSSGEPPMLRVCGDLVRTETGPLDAETVLSLVTSIMGPPQKKHFEENLEADFATELDGVGRYRVNVFQHNRGPGAVLRTIPTRIPALESMELPPVLKELCTKERGLVLVTGPTGSGKSTTLAAMLDHINDTWEGHVLTVEDPIEFVHRPKKCLVNQREVGPHTHSFANALKSALREDPDVILVGELRDLETISLAITAAETGHLVFGTLHTSSAPKTVDRIIDAFPAGQQSQIRTMLSESLEAVISQTLLKKKGGGRVAACEVLIGTPAVRNLIREAKLHQIPSMMQTGTRLGMQTLDMALQDLVKRGIIDKELLPKPAGMPGATAAA; encoded by the coding sequence ATGCAAGCGCTGCTGCAGGAGGCCGCCGACAAGGGCGCCTCGGACCTCCACCTGAGCTCCGGCGAGCCGCCGATGCTGCGTGTCTGCGGCGACCTCGTGCGGACCGAAACCGGCCCGCTCGACGCCGAGACGGTGCTGTCCCTCGTCACCTCGATCATGGGCCCGCCGCAGAAGAAGCACTTCGAGGAGAACCTCGAGGCCGACTTCGCGACCGAGCTGGACGGCGTCGGCCGCTACCGCGTCAACGTCTTCCAGCACAACCGCGGCCCGGGCGCGGTGCTGCGCACGATCCCGACCAGGATCCCGGCGCTCGAGTCGATGGAGCTGCCGCCGGTGCTGAAGGAGCTGTGCACGAAGGAGCGCGGTCTGGTGCTGGTCACCGGGCCGACGGGCTCGGGCAAGTCGACGACGCTCGCGGCGATGCTCGATCACATCAACGACACGTGGGAGGGCCATGTCCTCACGGTCGAGGACCCGATCGAGTTCGTGCACCGACCGAAGAAGTGCCTGGTCAACCAGCGCGAGGTCGGCCCGCACACGCACTCGTTCGCGAACGCCCTGAAGAGCGCGCTGCGCGAGGACCCCGACGTGATCCTCGTCGGCGAGCTGCGCGACCTCGAGACCATCTCGCTCGCCATCACCGCCGCCGAGACCGGGCACCTCGTGTTCGGCACCCTGCACACCTCGAGCGCGCCGAAGACGGTCGACCGCATCATCGACGCCTTCCCCGCCGGCCAGCAGTCGCAGATCCGCACCATGCTCTCCGAGTCGCTCGAGGCCGTGATCTCGCAGACGCTGCTCAAGAAGAAGGGCGGCGGCCGCGTCGCCGCGTGCGAGGTGCTGATCGGGACGCCGGCGGTGCGCAACCTGATCCGCGAGGCCAAGCTGCATCAGATCCCGTCGATGATGCAGACCGGCACGCGCCTCGGCATGCAGACGCTCGACATGGCGCTGCAGGACCTCGTGAAGCGCGGGATCATCGACAAGGAGCTGCTGCCGAAGCCCGCGGGGATGCCCGGCGCGACGGCGGCGGCCTGA
- a CDS encoding redoxin domain-containing protein translates to MPFTLLDDGRPLAVDATATADGRVLLAPAALAALGWTLRPEGLCRDATCVPVRDRDGLATAAGVDLGELARLLGRPLAVDVATATAALGASAAERGARLRSLEAPDVTLPALDGTPHALADWRGRKVLLLAFSSWCGCRHDLPAWQAIHAELAPAGFTLVAVALDRAAEDVRPWVDAAAPTFPVLLDAEHRLADLYRITNVPTGVWIDEAGRIVRPNDAAFSTDTFVAMTGAPAAPHLAALRAWVRDGVRPFDDAGVRARQMLPTPAEQQARTQAALARHLLARGEPDAAERQFQAAEALAPHDWTIRRGSMWSRGKDPFGADLIPLMEEWTAAGRPYYPAMRDPASRE, encoded by the coding sequence ATGCCGTTCACCCTCCTCGACGACGGTCGCCCGCTCGCCGTCGACGCCACCGCCACGGCCGACGGCCGCGTCCTCCTCGCGCCCGCGGCGCTCGCCGCGCTCGGCTGGACGCTGCGCCCCGAGGGCCTCTGCCGCGACGCGACCTGCGTGCCGGTGCGCGATCGGGACGGCCTCGCGACCGCGGCGGGCGTCGACCTCGGCGAGCTGGCGCGGCTGCTCGGACGTCCGCTCGCCGTCGACGTCGCCACCGCGACCGCCGCGCTCGGCGCCTCGGCCGCCGAGCGCGGCGCCCGGCTGCGCTCGCTCGAGGCCCCCGACGTGACGCTGCCGGCGCTCGACGGCACGCCGCACGCGCTCGCGGACTGGCGCGGGCGAAAGGTCCTGCTGCTCGCGTTCTCCTCGTGGTGCGGCTGCCGCCACGACCTGCCCGCCTGGCAGGCGATCCACGCCGAGCTGGCGCCGGCAGGCTTCACGCTCGTCGCCGTCGCGCTCGACCGCGCCGCCGAGGACGTCCGGCCCTGGGTCGACGCCGCCGCGCCGACGTTCCCCGTGCTGCTCGACGCCGAGCACCGGCTCGCCGACCTCTACCGCATCACCAACGTCCCGACCGGGGTGTGGATCGACGAGGCCGGCCGCATCGTGCGCCCGAACGACGCCGCCTTCTCGACCGACACGTTCGTGGCGATGACCGGCGCCCCGGCCGCTCCCCACCTCGCCGCGCTGCGCGCCTGGGTGCGGGACGGCGTGCGGCCGTTCGACGACGCCGGCGTGCGCGCGCGGCAGATGCTCCCCACGCCCGCGGAGCAGCAGGCACGCACGCAGGCGGCGCTGGCGCGCCATCTCCTCGCGCGCGGCGAGCCCGACGCCGCCGAGCGCCAGTTCCAGGCCGCCGAGGCGCTGGCGCCGCACGACTGGACGATCCGCCGCGGCAGCATGTGGTCGCGCGGCAAGGACCCGTTCGGGGCCGACCTCATCCCCCTCATGGAGGAATGGACCGCGGCCGGGCGGCCCTACTACCCGGCCATGCGCGACCCGGCGTCGCGCGAGTAA
- a CDS encoding 2-oxoglutarate dehydrogenase E1 component → MNALEGVALANKDFVAEQYRRWKAEPSSVDASWALFFAGYELAGESGNGDLAHAGNGAAAADAAAGPTPAAAAAPAPAAQVTPAPVIGVFDLVHSYRELGFLSAHLNPLASKPELHPLLAPSEFGFRDADLDRVVQPASFRGAGPMPLRELIARLQTTYCRTLGVEYLHIPVREERVWLQERMEPSLNYPSLTTDDRQRVLDMLVYAEGFEQFLHVRYPTAKRFSLEGADALIPMLDFLIEDGGALGVEEMVLGMAHRGRLNVLVNILRKPYEMVLAEFEGSMLSREVTGDGDVKYHQGYSRDHTTRAGHKVHLSLSPNPSHLEAVNPVIEGMVRAKQNHLRDIARSRVVPVLIHGDAAFTGQGVVAETLWLSELEAYRTGGTVHIIVNNQIGFTTPPQAFRFTPHPSDVAKIIQGPVFHVNGDDPEAAIQAIRLAIDFRQTFKKDVFINLVCYRRHGHNELDDPTFTQPVMYKQIAAHPTTLTLYRGALAASGVVPAEEADRRATEFRELLSDAQGYARDFMPRQQVFVFGGLWRGLGWAGDDWSADTRVPRETLALIAQALTRVPEGFHPNPKVMRLMEQRAAMVSDEGLIDWGCGETLAYGSLLLEGTAVRLSGQDTGRGTFSHRHAVLHDVENDATYVPLASIRPGQANVMIIDSMLSEAACLGFEFGFSCADPTKLVVWEAQFGDFANGAQVVIDQFISSSESKWQRMSGLVMLLPHGYEGQGPEHSSARLERYLQLCAENNMQVCNLTTPAQLFHALRRQIHRKFRKPLVVMSPKSLLRHKLAVSRLRDFTDGTFEPVLDDPARGGAVETGVAVDPAAVRRLILCSGKIYYALLAGRRERELATAALVRVEQLYPLPQAELRAILETYPNADQVYWVQEEPHNMGAWNFMSHRLPPMIGERRLSYISREEAASPATGSYKMHQAEEADLVNRAFARL, encoded by the coding sequence ATGAACGCGCTGGAGGGCGTGGCGCTCGCCAACAAGGACTTCGTGGCGGAACAGTATCGGCGGTGGAAGGCGGAGCCGTCCTCGGTGGACGCCAGCTGGGCGCTGTTCTTCGCCGGCTACGAGCTGGCCGGAGAGAGCGGCAACGGCGACCTCGCGCATGCGGGCAACGGTGCGGCGGCGGCCGACGCCGCGGCAGGTCCGACGCCGGCCGCCGCGGCCGCGCCGGCGCCCGCCGCCCAGGTCACCCCGGCGCCGGTCATCGGCGTCTTCGATCTGGTGCACTCCTACCGCGAGCTGGGCTTCCTCTCCGCGCACCTGAATCCGCTCGCGTCCAAGCCCGAGCTGCATCCCCTGCTCGCCCCGAGCGAGTTCGGGTTCCGCGATGCCGACCTCGACCGCGTCGTGCAGCCGGCGAGCTTCCGCGGCGCCGGCCCGATGCCGCTGCGCGAGCTCATCGCTCGCCTCCAGACGACGTACTGCCGCACGCTCGGCGTCGAGTACCTCCACATCCCCGTGCGCGAGGAACGCGTCTGGCTCCAGGAGCGCATGGAGCCGTCGCTCAACTACCCGTCGCTCACCACCGACGACCGCCAGCGCGTCCTCGACATGCTCGTCTACGCCGAGGGGTTCGAGCAGTTCCTGCACGTCCGCTACCCCACCGCGAAGCGCTTCTCGCTCGAGGGCGCCGACGCGCTCATCCCGATGCTCGACTTCCTCATCGAGGACGGCGGCGCGCTCGGGGTCGAGGAGATGGTGCTGGGCATGGCGCACCGCGGACGCCTGAACGTCCTCGTCAACATCCTGCGCAAGCCCTACGAGATGGTGCTCGCCGAGTTCGAGGGCAGCATGCTCTCGCGCGAGGTCACCGGCGACGGCGACGTCAAGTACCACCAGGGCTACTCGCGCGATCACACCACGCGCGCCGGGCACAAGGTGCACCTGTCGCTCAGCCCGAACCCGAGCCACCTCGAAGCGGTCAACCCGGTCATCGAGGGCATGGTGCGCGCGAAGCAGAACCACCTGCGCGACATCGCGCGCAGCCGCGTGGTCCCGGTCCTGATCCACGGCGACGCCGCGTTCACCGGGCAGGGCGTCGTCGCCGAGACCCTCTGGCTGTCCGAGCTCGAGGCCTATCGGACCGGCGGCACGGTCCACATCATCGTCAACAACCAGATCGGTTTCACGACCCCGCCGCAGGCGTTCCGCTTCACGCCGCACCCGAGCGACGTCGCGAAGATCATCCAGGGTCCGGTGTTCCACGTGAACGGCGACGACCCCGAGGCGGCCATCCAGGCGATCCGCCTCGCCATCGACTTCCGGCAGACCTTCAAGAAGGACGTCTTCATCAACCTCGTCTGCTATCGCCGGCACGGCCACAACGAGCTCGACGATCCGACGTTCACGCAGCCGGTGATGTACAAGCAGATCGCGGCGCACCCGACGACGCTGACGCTCTACCGGGGCGCGCTCGCGGCGTCCGGCGTCGTGCCTGCGGAGGAGGCGGACCGCCGCGCCACCGAGTTCCGCGAGCTGCTGAGCGACGCGCAGGGCTACGCGCGCGACTTCATGCCGCGCCAGCAGGTCTTCGTGTTCGGCGGCCTGTGGCGCGGCCTCGGCTGGGCCGGCGACGACTGGAGCGCCGACACCCGGGTGCCGCGCGAGACGCTCGCCCTGATCGCACAGGCGCTCACGCGCGTCCCGGAGGGCTTCCATCCGAACCCCAAGGTCATGCGGCTGATGGAGCAGCGGGCGGCCATGGTGTCCGACGAAGGCCTCATCGACTGGGGCTGCGGCGAGACGCTCGCCTACGGCTCGCTGCTCCTCGAGGGCACCGCCGTGCGCCTCTCGGGCCAGGACACGGGCCGCGGTACGTTCAGCCACCGCCACGCCGTCCTGCACGACGTCGAGAACGACGCGACCTACGTGCCGCTCGCGAGCATCCGTCCCGGCCAGGCCAACGTCATGATCATCGACAGCATGCTGTCGGAGGCGGCGTGCCTGGGCTTCGAGTTCGGCTTCAGCTGCGCCGATCCGACCAAGCTGGTCGTCTGGGAGGCCCAGTTCGGCGACTTCGCCAACGGTGCGCAGGTCGTCATCGACCAGTTCATCTCGAGCTCCGAGTCGAAGTGGCAGCGCATGAGCGGCCTCGTGATGCTGCTGCCGCACGGCTACGAGGGCCAGGGCCCCGAGCACTCGAGCGCGCGCCTCGAGCGCTATCTCCAGCTCTGCGCCGAGAACAACATGCAGGTCTGCAATCTGACGACGCCGGCGCAGCTGTTCCATGCGCTGCGCCGCCAGATCCACCGCAAGTTCCGCAAGCCGCTCGTGGTGATGAGCCCGAAGAGCCTGCTCCGCCACAAGCTGGCGGTGTCGCGCCTGCGCGACTTCACCGACGGCACCTTCGAGCCCGTGCTCGACGACCCCGCACGCGGGGGCGCGGTGGAGACGGGCGTCGCGGTCGACCCGGCCGCGGTGCGTCGCCTCATCCTGTGCAGCGGCAAGATATACTACGCACTGCTCGCAGGGCGGCGGGAGCGCGAGCTGGCGACCGCGGCGCTGGTGCGCGTCGAGCAGCTCTATCCGCTCCCGCAGGCCGAGCTGCGCGCCATCCTCGAGACCTATCCGAACGCCGACCAGGTGTACTGGGTGCAGGAAGAGCCGCACAACATGGGCGCGTGGAACTTCATGTCGCACCGCCTGCCGCCGATGATCGGGGAGCGGCGGCTCTCGTACATCAGCCGTGAGGAAGCGGCGAGCCCGGCGACGGGCTCCTACAAGATGCATCAGGCCGAAGAGGCCGACCTGGTGAACCGCGCCTTCGCGCGCCTGTGA